The following DNA comes from Pseudomonas sp. Tri1.
TCGATGTTGGCATCGGGCAGGTGGTCGTCCAGGGCCGCCAGGGTCCTGGCCTTGTTCCACAGGCCGTGGGCGATGGCGGTGGGGAAGCCGAACAGGCGGGCGCTGAGACCGCTCAGGTGGATCGGGTTATAGTCGCCAGACACCTTGGCGTACTGCCGGCCAATGTCCGCCGGTGCCGTCCAGCGTGCCACTTCAGTCAACGGCAGGCTTTCCTGCGGCGAGTCTTCCACCAGGGCACCATCCAACTGCACGCCTTTGCAGAGCATCTGGCTCGTGGCTTCCCACAGTGGTCCCAATTGATCATCGATGCGGGTCACAAGGTCGAACACCGCGCCCTTGGGGTGGGCTTGCAGGTTCTCGACATTGACGCTGGCCCGCACCTGGCTGACGCCGCCCATGGGCCGCAGCACGCGGATGCGATTGCTCAAGTGAATCAATCCCAGCAGCGGGAACGGAAAGTCCCGCGCGGTGAGCAATTGCATTTGCAGGGCGAACGCCAGTACGTGGGGATAGGTCGGTGGCAGCAAGCCGTTCTCGGCGAAACCGCAGACCTTGCGATAGGCCGCCAGGCGTTGTGGGTCGACCTGGAGCATTTGGCGCAACCCTTCCTCGGGCAACGTCTTGCCGGTGACCTTGCGCCGTGTCGCGGCTTTCGCATACAGCCCGGACATGCTCGGCGCGGCACTTACCTCTTGCCATTGGATCGTCATGGTCATGCTCCCAGGAGGCTTTGCCCACAGACCCGCAACGCCTGCCCGGTCACCGCGCCCGTGCCCGGTTGCGCCAGCCAGGCCACGGCCTCGGCGACGTCCTGAGGCAGGCCGCCCTGGCCCAAGGAACTCATGCGTCGCCCGG
Coding sequences within:
- a CDS encoding MaoC/PaaZ C-terminal domain-containing protein, with the translated sequence MTIQWQEVSAAPSMSGLYAKAATRRKVTGKTLPEEGLRQMLQVDPQRLAAYRKVCGFAENGLLPPTYPHVLAFALQMQLLTARDFPFPLLGLIHLSNRIRVLRPMGGVSQVRASVNVENLQAHPKGAVFDLVTRIDDQLGPLWEATSQMLCKGVQLDGALVEDSPQESLPLTEVARWTAPADIGRQYAKVSGDYNPIHLSGLSARLFGFPTAIAHGLWNKARTLAALDDHLPDANIEIEVTFKKPVRLPSEVTLLASAAGSSGDLRLVGAGELEHMVGGWRPVG